The genomic DNA ACCACACGACCATTTcaacaaaataatatttctctGCTGGAAATTGCACTGCAACTTCCCGAGTCAAATTCACACACgtattcaaatacatttaacgaaagaaaaaaaaaaaagtataaaagcataTTATGCTTTCGCTTTTATGTGCTACATCTGAAACATAGGTAGTaggtacaaaataaaaaaaaaagatgagcaaAAATCCATTTGCACACTGCTACATTGTCTGCTGCTTCTGAGgcaatttaattaaaatgagtGCCAAAACTTGATAGTGTACATATTCAGTGCTTGTGCAGCCTCCCCCTCATCCCCTTCTTTAGGGAAAggctgtttcttttctctctctctctctctctctctctctctctctttttcttttgtattgttCTCCTCCTTCTGTCAGATGATGAGAAACCAGCAACAGGTCTGTGCCACTCTGTGGAACATAAAGAGGAAACGGCTTGTTGAATGGTGCAATTGAAAAAGCAGTTGCTCATACTTGACTTGatatctctctcacactctctctctctctcacactcacacacacacacacacacacacacacacacacacacacacacacacacacacacacacacacttgtggaGGATTTAAAAATCCTGCAGGTATTAAAGGTTGATGACGTGTAAAGTGCTGCATGcaggaaataaatgtgttttcaactCAAACGTGTTGATGCTGATGataaacaagtcaacaaaagTCTTTTGGCACCCACCTTGAGAGCCGATTATTAGGATTTGAGACAGTGAAGCCCTGTGTGTTATTGGCAATTCACTACACTCGACATGAGTGGAATAGCGGGGCAATGATCTCAAACCTACCGCTGTTTTTCACTGGACCTCCGCGCTGCTCTCCGGCCGGTCGGGTCTCCTCTGCTCCGCGCCTTTCACCGCTTGACTCGCGGCACCGTGCGACgggtcttcatcatcatcttcgtcGGTGTGCGACCTTTTACTGTGACACTCGCTGGAGCAGGGACCtggcggaggagaggaggaaaaactgTCAGAGAAAGTTGTGAGGATGTGTGGAGCAGCACGTACACCTGACAGACGAGCTGCTGCCAGACTCCGCAGGAAAAATAGCCAATTTTAGCGAGAATGCCACATCTGCGGGTTACTTTCAAAGAATAAAAGTAATGAGGAGTAGTGTGGAGGAAAAGTGAAGCGCGGCCTCCAATTCGGTGGGggtttgagtttttaaaagtttcacaaGCGAagacattttaagtttttctcCTCGCTGTTTTGGTGTTTATGAGCGCGGTGATAACCCGACCGCAGCTCACGGTGGACCCCGGCTGGTGCCTCCGCATTGCGGCACAGCGACAACTCAGATATGGAAGAAAAGTGCGTGACAGCTTCGGTAAGTGAaggtaaaaaagaaatcacCTAAATCTCCAGAGCGTCTTTTCCTCGGTCGCTCCGTGGCTGTCTGGTTTTCCGGCCGCGTCTCGCTCCTCTCCTGCCGGAGGTCACCGCCGGGCAGCTCCTCCTCTCGCCGCGGCGGCTGGCTCCCGTGAGGCGGCCGGAGGTAGAACTCCGGCGGGCTGCAGTCCTCCTGCCACTCGTAGTTGCGCGGCTCCAGCGGTCGCTCCTCCACCGGGTCGAAGTTATACCTCTCCCTGAAAGCCTGCACATCTTCCTGCACCGCCACCGCCAAATTCCTCCGTATCTCCTCCCGGTCGGGTCTGCCAAAAAGATTTCTGCGCACCGGGGGTCTCAGGTTGTCCGGCTGCCGCGCATCCACCCTCTCCAATGTCGGGCTCGCATTAGAAAGGCGAACATCTGACATTTTGATGCACATAAGacaaggaggggaggggggaagaaaacaacaaccaaaaaaaaatcttctcaaACGGATACTTCCAAGTCGTATTCCTGTAAAAATGCAAAGTCACGGGGGATGGTGCATGCGTAATCCGCGCGTCTCATCCAAAATGGAATAAAGCGTCTCCAAAAAGGCGCAGGGAGCGATCGAGAGATCCACTCCTGTCAGGTCCGTAGTaagaaactgatgaaaacaacaagtcaAGTCAAAACAGCCAACATGGCGTTAGAGAGAGCTGTGAGTGAAGAAGAAAGTTGACATCAAGGACTATTTAAACAGAGAGGGCGATTCATTGGTCTGCGCAGCAGGGACCGCCCATAGAACTCTTAAAGTCGAACAGGGGCATCAACATTGAGCTGGATGGGATTAACTCTGTGCGTGAATGTGACTTCATGAAACTGTTTGATtagtgaaacacagagaagagaacTAATGTGAGTCCGTTGGAGTCATAAAGGAGAAAGTGATCAGGGTTTAACTTTCCATTAACACCTGGTTCATGAAGCAGGCACCAAGGTCAGACATGAAGCATAAAGGTCACAGGCTTCCTCTGATCCTCACTGACATGTGCATCACTCACTACGTTTACATGGACGCTGATATTCTGATTTTAGCTAATTACGGTAACATTCTGGGCTGTAAGGGGAAGGTCACACGTTCACAAGGGAGAAGCCAAAGTTCACCACAGTTGAATTGCTTCACCAAAGGAAGCACACGTTTAATTCTCCACCTCAGTTGTAAGAATTGCAAGTGGACTGGAGGCACTGATGGATTTGCGTATGTGAGACCGTGCCATAAAACACTGCAATCTAAACAGCATGTTCTGATTAATGAGGTCATTTTCGGAACTGGACTGGCACTCAGAAGAGAGTGCACCTCCGCCAGAGTCCAACAGACCCACATTTGAATCagctagatctggatttttatttggcaccaacttgcacacactcataaatatcattcccctaaacatgacagatt from Paralichthys olivaceus isolate ysfri-2021 chromosome 23, ASM2471397v2, whole genome shotgun sequence includes the following:
- the LOC109632735 gene encoding cyclin-dependent kinase inhibitor 1B-like, translated to MCIKMSDVRLSNASPTLERVDARQPDNLRPPVRRNLFGRPDREEIRRNLAVAVQEDVQAFRERYNFDPVEERPLEPRNYEWQEDCSPPEFYLRPPHGSQPPRREEELPGGDLRQERSETRPENQTATERPRKRRSGDLGPCSSECHSKRSHTDEDDDEDPSHGAASQAVKGAEQRRPDRPESSAEVQ